In the genome of Acidobacteriota bacterium, one region contains:
- a CDS encoding glucose-1-phosphate adenylyltransferase translates to MTANTSNVLAVIMGGGAGTRLFPLTKERAKPAVPLGGKYRLVDIPISNCINSELRRVYLLTQFNSASLHRHIAQSYKFDHFANGFVEILAAEQTPTDTSWYQGTADAVRKNLVHFLNHDFEYVLILSGDQLYRMDFRPLIAQHIQSGAELTVATMPVHEREASALGIMQIDRDNRITRFVEKPKTPEALEGLAIPRDQYGSLGLTGDHEDLLLASMGIYVFNRDVLLAVLDNDKADFGKHVIPDAIGERRVYSYVFQGYWEDIGTIRAFFEANLDLTAELPRFNFFDMAAPIFTRPRFLPASKINGAQVDHAVISDGCIIAYAQIHQSIVGIRSVIQPGARLHRTIVLGSDFYESATSITEHEAVGQPRIGIGANTQIENAIIDKNARIGNDVTISPHGKPETMDHPLYYVRDGIVIIPKNGIVPHGTVI, encoded by the coding sequence ATGACCGCGAACACGAGCAACGTGCTGGCGGTCATCATGGGCGGGGGCGCGGGGACGCGGTTGTTTCCGCTCACCAAGGAGCGCGCGAAGCCGGCGGTGCCGCTCGGCGGCAAGTATCGCCTCGTCGACATCCCGATCTCGAACTGCATCAACTCGGAGCTGCGGCGCGTCTACCTGCTCACCCAGTTCAACTCGGCGTCGCTCCACCGCCACATCGCGCAGTCCTACAAGTTCGATCACTTCGCCAACGGCTTCGTCGAGATCCTCGCCGCCGAGCAGACGCCGACCGACACGTCGTGGTACCAGGGCACGGCCGACGCGGTCCGCAAGAACCTCGTCCACTTCCTCAACCACGACTTCGAGTACGTGCTCATCCTGAGCGGCGACCAGCTCTACCGCATGGACTTCCGGCCGCTCATCGCGCAGCACATCCAGTCGGGCGCCGAGCTGACGGTGGCGACGATGCCGGTGCACGAACGGGAGGCGTCGGCGCTCGGGATCATGCAGATCGATCGCGACAACCGGATCACGCGGTTCGTCGAGAAGCCAAAGACGCCCGAGGCGCTCGAGGGCTTGGCGATCCCGCGCGACCAGTACGGATCGCTCGGCCTGACCGGCGATCACGAGGACCTGCTGCTCGCGTCGATGGGCATCTACGTGTTCAACCGCGACGTGCTCCTCGCCGTGCTCGACAACGACAAGGCCGATTTCGGCAAGCACGTCATTCCGGACGCGATCGGCGAGCGCCGCGTGTACTCCTACGTGTTCCAGGGCTACTGGGAGGACATCGGGACGATCCGAGCCTTCTTCGAGGCCAACCTGGACTTGACCGCCGAGCTGCCCCGGTTCAACTTCTTCGACATGGCCGCGCCGATCTTCACGCGTCCGCGCTTCCTGCCGGCCTCCAAGATCAACGGCGCGCAAGTCGATCACGCCGTCATCTCGGACGGCTGCATCATCGCCTACGCGCAGATTCACCAGTCGATCGTCGGCATCCGGAGCGTGATTCAGCCGGGCGCGCGGCTGCACCGCACGATCGTGCTGGGCAGCGACTTCTACGAATCGGCCACGTCGATCACCGAGCACGAGGCCGTCGGCCAGCCCCGGATCGGCATCGGCGCGAACACGCAGATCGAGAACGCCATCATCGACAAGAACGCGCGCATCGGCAACGACGTGACCATCTCGCCGCACGGCAAGCCCGAGACGATGGATCATCCGCTGTACTACGTGCGCGACGGCATCGTGATCATCCCGAAGAACGGCATCGTGCCGCACGGGACGGTGATCTGA
- a CDS encoding phage holin family protein codes for MRLLARLLLNGVALLVAAWLTPGLRLAGPGTALVAGAVLGVVNVLVKPVLILLTLPFTLVTLGLFLFVVNAICLGLTAAVVPGFDIAGFWSALVGALLVSIVSWMLNGLLLDPIGRPPGRRDR; via the coding sequence ATGCGCCTGCTCGCCCGTCTCCTCCTCAACGGCGTGGCCCTGCTCGTGGCGGCCTGGCTCACCCCGGGCCTGCGGCTGGCCGGCCCCGGCACCGCGCTCGTGGCCGGTGCCGTGCTCGGCGTGGTGAACGTGCTCGTCAAGCCCGTCCTGATTCTTCTGACGCTGCCGTTCACGCTCGTCACCCTGGGTCTCTTCCTGTTCGTCGTCAACGCGATCTGTCTCGGGCTCACGGCCGCGGTCGTCCCTGGGTTCGACATCGCCGGCTTCTGGTCGGCGCTCGTCGGCGCGCTGCTCGTCAGCATCGTGAGCTGGATGCTGAACGGCCTCCTTCTCGATCCGATCGGGCGGCCGCCGGGGCGGCGAGATCGCTGA